From one Paeniglutamicibacter psychrophenolicus genomic stretch:
- the sufU gene encoding Fe-S cluster assembly sulfur transfer protein SufU, whose translation MSDLDQLYQQIILDHAKARHGAGLVEAPEGVASGESMQHNPVCGDHIRLRVQLEGTIVKNVSWEGDGCSISMASASVLSEMAEGIERDEFMGILDEFRELMRSRGSRAGDEEILGDGAAFAGVSKFPARVKCAMLSWVAAEAALLAAND comes from the coding sequence ATGAGCGATCTGGACCAGCTGTACCAACAAATCATCCTGGACCATGCCAAGGCCCGGCACGGCGCCGGGTTGGTCGAGGCGCCCGAGGGCGTGGCCAGCGGCGAATCCATGCAGCACAACCCGGTGTGCGGGGACCACATCCGCCTCCGCGTCCAGCTTGAGGGCACCATCGTAAAGAACGTTTCCTGGGAGGGCGACGGCTGTTCGATCTCGATGGCCTCTGCCTCGGTGCTCAGCGAGATGGCCGAAGGCATCGAACGGGACGAATTCATGGGCATCCTGGACGAGTTCCGCGAGCTCATGCGCTCGCGCGGATCCCGTGCCGGTGACGAGGAGATCCTGGGAGACGGTGCGGCCTTTGCCGGGGTCTCCAAGTTCCCCGCCCGGGTCAAGTGCGCCATGCTCTCCTGGGTGGCCGCCGAGGCCGCCCTGCTGGCCGCCAACGACTGA
- the pth gene encoding aminoacyl-tRNA hydrolase, which translates to MTRETWLVAGLGNPGPGYAHNRHNVGQMVLDELASRIGGKFKTHASRAQILEGRMGIGGPRLVLAKPMTYMNLSGGPVANLAKFFGIDPAHVIAVHDEIDIPFDTVKLKLGGGEGGHNGLRDISKALGTKDYLRVRVGVGRPPGRMETADYVLKDFSKDEKKDLPFLTDTAADAVEELVNHGLEMAQRKFNVA; encoded by the coding sequence ATGACTAGAGAAACCTGGCTTGTAGCCGGGCTCGGCAACCCCGGGCCCGGCTACGCGCATAACAGGCACAATGTTGGCCAAATGGTCCTCGACGAACTGGCCTCCCGAATCGGGGGAAAGTTCAAGACGCACGCTTCCCGCGCCCAGATCCTCGAGGGCCGCATGGGAATCGGCGGACCCCGTCTCGTCCTGGCAAAGCCGATGACCTACATGAACCTCTCGGGCGGCCCCGTGGCCAACCTTGCCAAGTTCTTCGGCATCGACCCCGCCCACGTCATTGCCGTGCACGACGAGATCGACATCCCCTTCGACACCGTCAAGCTCAAGCTCGGCGGGGGCGAGGGCGGACACAACGGGCTGCGCGACATCTCCAAGGCCCTGGGCACCAAGGACTACCTGCGGGTGCGCGTGGGTGTGGGGCGGCCCCCGGGCCGCATGGAAACCGCGGACTACGTGTTGAAGGACTTCTCGAAGGATGAAAAGAAGGACCTTCCGTTCCTGACCGACACTGCGGCGGACGCAGTGGAGGAATTGGTGAACCACGGCCTGGAGATGGCGCAGCGCAAGTTCAATGTTGCGTAA
- the nhaA gene encoding Na+/H+ antiporter NhaA gives MSQTPTPTPKSKTVFGPGSYAESLRIGEILRKETVGGLVLIIGAVVALIWANSPASDSYFALRDFTIGFQAFGIDLNLSLGHWAADGLLAVFFFLVGLELKKEFVAGDLRDMKRAIVPVTAAFGGVLVPALIFAALNASTGGETLRGWAIPTATDIAFAVAVLAVIGSNLPSPLRIFLLTLAVVDDLIAIVIIAFVFTDDLRPPYLLMAIAPIGLYAFLTHMWPRFFAANLWAPWVILLPLGIASWALVFGSGIHSTIAGVVLGFCVPVLRKNKHEIDKPGLAEQFEHRFRPLSSGFCVPVFAFFSAGVAVGGAEGFASALGDPVLWGIVFGLVFGKPIGILGATWLVTRSSKANLDPDTKWGDLLGVTFLAGIGFTVSLLVSELSFGLASPHYDHAKVAILTGSLLAAILGTIWLRPRDRRYRLVNERAARDENKDGIPDVFQAPENNA, from the coding sequence ATGAGCCAAACCCCCACACCCACGCCGAAATCCAAGACGGTTTTTGGCCCCGGCAGTTACGCCGAGTCCCTGCGCATCGGGGAGATCCTCCGCAAGGAGACCGTTGGCGGACTCGTACTGATCATCGGTGCCGTCGTTGCGCTGATCTGGGCCAACTCCCCCGCATCCGACAGCTACTTTGCCCTGCGCGACTTCACCATCGGTTTCCAGGCCTTCGGCATCGACCTGAACCTCTCCCTCGGCCACTGGGCCGCAGACGGCCTGCTGGCGGTGTTCTTCTTCCTGGTCGGCTTGGAGCTGAAAAAGGAATTCGTCGCCGGGGACCTGCGCGACATGAAACGTGCCATCGTCCCGGTGACGGCGGCCTTCGGCGGAGTGCTGGTCCCGGCCCTGATCTTTGCCGCCCTGAATGCTTCCACCGGCGGGGAAACCCTGCGCGGCTGGGCCATCCCCACCGCCACCGACATCGCCTTTGCGGTTGCGGTGCTTGCGGTCATCGGGTCGAACCTGCCCTCCCCGCTGCGCATCTTCCTGCTGACGCTCGCGGTGGTCGATGACCTGATTGCCATTGTCATCATCGCCTTCGTCTTCACCGATGACCTGCGCCCGCCGTACCTCCTGATGGCGATCGCGCCCATCGGCCTCTACGCATTCCTCACGCACATGTGGCCGAGGTTCTTTGCCGCGAACCTCTGGGCACCTTGGGTCATCCTGTTGCCGCTGGGCATCGCGAGCTGGGCTCTGGTCTTCGGCTCGGGCATTCACTCGACCATTGCCGGCGTTGTCCTGGGCTTCTGTGTCCCGGTGCTGCGCAAGAACAAGCACGAAATCGACAAGCCCGGCTTGGCCGAGCAATTCGAGCACCGCTTCCGCCCGCTCTCCAGCGGTTTCTGTGTCCCGGTCTTTGCGTTCTTCTCGGCTGGCGTGGCCGTCGGTGGCGCCGAGGGCTTCGCCTCGGCCCTGGGCGACCCGGTGCTCTGGGGCATCGTCTTCGGACTGGTCTTCGGCAAGCCCATTGGCATCCTGGGCGCCACCTGGCTGGTGACCCGGTCGTCGAAGGCAAACCTGGATCCCGACACCAAGTGGGGCGACCTCTTGGGCGTGACGTTCCTTGCCGGAATCGGCTTCACCGTCTCGCTGCTGGTCTCGGAACTGTCCTTCGGCTTGGCTTCGCCACACTACGACCACGCCAAGGTCGCGATCCTGACAGGTTCCCTGCTGGCCGCGATCCTCGGCACAATCTGGCTGCGGCCACGCGACCGCCGCTACCGCCTGGTGAACGAACGCGCCGCCAGGGACGAGAACAAGGACGGCATCCCGGATGTTTTCCAGGCTCCGGAGAACAACGCCTAG
- a CDS encoding 50S ribosomal protein L25/general stress protein Ctc, whose protein sequence is MANTIKLDGELRTDFGKGAARQARRAGKIPAVIYGHGTDPVRVLLPSAATTLAVRGANALLNISVEGEDTITLVKDIQRHALRQTVDHLDLLIVKKGEKVIVEVSVLIQGDLTAGSSLSLDHPVIAVEAEAVALPEHVVANIAGLPAGTQVLASDLILPEGTALAIEADVVVATIDAAAVESEEDAASAASAE, encoded by the coding sequence ATGGCTAACACCATCAAGCTTGACGGCGAACTGCGCACCGACTTCGGTAAGGGTGCCGCACGCCAGGCACGCCGCGCCGGCAAGATCCCGGCAGTCATCTACGGCCACGGCACCGACCCGGTCCGCGTCCTGCTCCCGTCGGCAGCAACCACCCTTGCCGTTCGTGGCGCCAACGCACTGCTGAACATCTCCGTCGAGGGCGAAGACACCATCACCCTGGTGAAGGACATCCAGCGCCACGCACTGCGCCAGACCGTCGACCACCTTGACCTGCTGATCGTCAAGAAGGGCGAAAAGGTCATCGTTGAGGTTTCCGTCCTCATCCAGGGCGACCTGACCGCCGGTTCCTCCCTGTCGCTTGACCACCCGGTCATCGCCGTTGAAGCAGAAGCCGTTGCTCTGCCGGAGCACGTTGTTGCCAACATCGCCGGCCTGCCGGCAGGCACCCAGGTCCTCGCCTCGGACCTGATCCTCCCGGAGGGCACCGCACTGGCCATCGAAGCCGACGTCGTCGTTGCAACCATCGACGCCGCAGCAGTCGAGTCCGAAGAGGATGCAGCGTCGGCAGCTTCCGCCGAGTAA
- a CDS encoding IS110 family transposase encodes MSERTYIGLDVHARSIVGCALNIDTGELTRSRFEDDLLGTAEWVRGFGPGVRVVYEAGPTGFGLARHFRAAGIDCVIAAPSKLLRAPGDKIKTDRRDAKILATMLALGEVTEVTIPDPGQEALRDLSRARHVASADNAHAKQRVNAILLRHGILFQGGKSRWTREHLRWLHQQHFEDPALEFAFQESLAQEESMSVRLKRIDKEVARVAADCRYTEIINALACLRGISTVGAFGLATEIGDWTRFNGATIGSYLGLVPSEHSSGETRTQGRITKAGNAYARLLLIEAATVHKRPYRRPGILELRQLELVSPATAARARQGNQRLHARAAALEERHKMPAKARTAIARELAGWCWSLAAPLQEGRPMAGR; translated from the coding sequence ATGTCCGAGCGTACCTATATCGGGCTCGATGTCCATGCCCGCAGCATCGTGGGATGCGCCCTGAACATCGACACCGGCGAATTGACCCGTTCACGTTTCGAGGACGACCTGCTGGGCACCGCGGAATGGGTACGGGGATTCGGCCCCGGGGTCCGGGTCGTCTACGAGGCCGGTCCCACCGGCTTCGGGCTGGCCCGGCACTTCCGGGCTGCCGGCATCGACTGCGTGATCGCCGCACCCTCGAAACTGCTGCGGGCCCCCGGAGACAAAATCAAGACGGATCGGCGCGACGCCAAAATTTTGGCGACCATGCTGGCGCTGGGCGAGGTCACCGAGGTCACGATCCCGGACCCCGGGCAGGAGGCCCTGCGGGACCTCTCCCGCGCCCGGCATGTCGCCTCGGCCGACAATGCGCATGCCAAGCAGCGGGTCAATGCGATCCTGCTGCGCCACGGCATCCTCTTCCAAGGCGGCAAGTCCCGCTGGACCCGGGAACACCTGAGGTGGCTGCACCAGCAGCACTTCGAGGACCCGGCGCTCGAGTTCGCCTTCCAGGAATCCCTGGCGCAGGAGGAGTCCATGTCCGTGCGGCTGAAGCGGATCGACAAGGAGGTGGCCCGCGTCGCCGCGGACTGCCGCTACACCGAGATCATCAATGCCCTGGCGTGCCTGCGCGGCATCAGCACCGTGGGTGCCTTCGGGCTGGCCACCGAGATCGGGGACTGGACCCGCTTCAACGGGGCCACCATCGGCTCCTATCTGGGCCTGGTTCCCTCGGAGCATTCCTCGGGCGAGACCCGCACCCAGGGGCGCATCACCAAGGCCGGAAACGCCTACGCCCGCCTCCTGCTGATCGAGGCCGCAACCGTGCACAAGCGCCCGTACCGCAGGCCCGGGATCCTGGAGCTGCGCCAGCTCGAGCTGGTGTCCCCGGCCACCGCCGCCCGCGCCCGGCAGGGCAACCAACGGCTCCATGCCCGCGCCGCGGCCCTCGAGGAACGCCACAAGATGCCGGCGAAGGCCAGGACCGCCATCGCCCGCGAACTTGCCGGCTGGTGCTGGTCCCTGGCCGCACCCCTGCAGGAAGGCCGCCCCATGGCAGGACGGTGA
- a CDS encoding SufS family cysteine desulfurase: protein MEQPSEDPNVSSASPTTQDTLPRHLDDVEVSRLRADFPILGRSVNGVPLTYLDSGATSQKPSCVYEAEQHFYENFNAAVHRGAHSLAVEATDIFEQARTDVAGFIGAKDNEVIWTSNATEALNLITYSFGNASAGLGGEAARAFALGAGDEIVVTELEHHANLIPWQELALRTGATLKYIPVDESGALRMDLAGKIITPATKVLAFTHVSNVLGTVTDVPALVALARSVGALTVLDGCQSVPHLPVDVKKLDVDFMAFSGHKMLGPTGIGGLYGRAGLLDAMPPFLTGGSMITSVTMEKAEYLPAPMRFEAGTQRISQAHALATAVSYLQEVGMDRIAAWEELLGERMLTGLGTIPGVRVLGPAPGAARIGTAPFVIEGVHPHDVGQFLDSRGVAVRVGHHCAQPLHRALGVVSSTRASTYLYNTTSDIDRLLNAVSDVRGYFGVGK from the coding sequence ATGGAACAACCTTCGGAGGATCCCAACGTGTCCAGTGCTTCGCCCACGACGCAAGATACCCTTCCCCGGCACCTGGATGACGTGGAGGTCTCCCGCCTGCGGGCCGACTTCCCCATCCTGGGGCGCAGCGTCAACGGTGTTCCGCTGACATACCTGGATTCCGGGGCCACCTCGCAAAAACCAAGTTGCGTATACGAAGCCGAACAGCACTTCTACGAGAACTTCAATGCTGCGGTCCACCGCGGGGCCCACTCCCTGGCCGTAGAGGCCACCGACATCTTCGAGCAGGCCCGCACGGATGTTGCCGGCTTCATCGGCGCCAAGGACAACGAGGTCATCTGGACCTCCAACGCCACCGAGGCACTGAACCTCATCACCTATTCCTTTGGCAACGCCAGCGCCGGCCTCGGGGGAGAAGCAGCCCGGGCCTTTGCCCTGGGGGCAGGGGATGAGATCGTCGTCACCGAGCTCGAGCACCACGCAAACCTGATCCCGTGGCAGGAACTGGCCCTGCGCACCGGTGCCACCCTGAAGTACATTCCCGTCGACGAATCCGGCGCCCTGCGCATGGACCTGGCCGGGAAGATCATCACCCCGGCCACCAAGGTGCTCGCCTTCACCCACGTCTCCAACGTCCTGGGCACCGTGACCGATGTCCCCGCGCTGGTGGCCCTGGCCCGCAGCGTCGGGGCGCTGACCGTCCTTGACGGCTGCCAGTCGGTCCCGCACCTGCCGGTGGACGTCAAGAAGCTCGACGTGGACTTCATGGCGTTCTCCGGGCACAAGATGCTCGGCCCCACCGGGATCGGCGGGCTGTACGGCCGCGCCGGGCTGCTGGACGCCATGCCGCCCTTCCTCACGGGAGGCTCCATGATCACCTCGGTGACCATGGAGAAGGCCGAATACCTGCCGGCCCCGATGCGCTTCGAGGCCGGCACCCAACGGATCTCGCAGGCCCACGCGCTGGCCACCGCCGTTTCCTACCTGCAAGAGGTCGGCATGGACCGCATCGCCGCCTGGGAGGAACTGCTGGGCGAGCGCATGCTCACCGGGCTGGGAACCATCCCCGGCGTGCGCGTCCTGGGCCCGGCCCCGGGGGCGGCCCGGATCGGCACCGCGCCCTTTGTGATCGAAGGCGTGCACCCGCACGACGTGGGCCAGTTCCTGGACTCGCGCGGCGTGGCCGTGCGGGTCGGGCACCACTGCGCCCAACCGCTGCACCGCGCGCTGGGCGTCGTCTCCAGCACCCGGGCCAGCACCTACCTTTACAACACCACCAGCGACATCGACCGCCTGCTCAACGCGGTGTCCGATGTGCGCGGATACTTCGGAGTCGGCAAATGA
- a CDS encoding ribose-phosphate diphosphokinase gives MSELSYNVDKKLVLASGRAHPELAEEVAAELGTELLPISAYDFANGEIYVRSGESVRGKEIFVIQAHPAPLNNWLMEQLIMVDSMKRASARRITVVAPFYPYARQDKKGRGREPISARLVADMFKVAGADRIMSVDLHTAQIQGFFDGPVDHLFAIPLLADYIRGVVGDDPVTVVSPDTGRVRVAEQWAERLGGAPLAFVHKSRDLTVPNQAVSKTVVGQVKDRTCVLIDDMIDTGGTIAGAVKVLKDAGAKDVIIAATHAVFSDPAPQRLAESGAREVVVTNTLPIPESKRFETLTVLSIAPLLARAIKEVFEDGSVTSLFDGDA, from the coding sequence GTGCTGGCTTCCGGGCGTGCCCACCCGGAGCTTGCCGAAGAGGTGGCCGCGGAGCTGGGTACCGAGCTGCTCCCGATCAGTGCCTACGACTTTGCCAACGGGGAGATCTACGTCCGTTCCGGCGAATCCGTCCGTGGCAAGGAAATCTTTGTCATCCAGGCCCACCCGGCCCCGCTGAACAACTGGCTCATGGAACAACTGATCATGGTCGACTCCATGAAGCGTGCCTCCGCCCGGCGCATCACCGTGGTGGCCCCGTTCTACCCCTACGCACGCCAGGACAAGAAGGGCCGCGGCCGCGAGCCGATCTCCGCGCGCCTGGTCGCCGACATGTTCAAGGTCGCCGGCGCTGACCGCATCATGAGCGTTGACCTGCACACCGCACAGATCCAGGGCTTCTTTGACGGCCCGGTCGACCACCTGTTCGCCATCCCGCTGCTGGCGGACTACATCCGCGGAGTCGTCGGCGATGACCCGGTCACCGTGGTTTCCCCGGACACCGGACGCGTCCGCGTGGCCGAGCAGTGGGCCGAGCGCCTCGGCGGCGCCCCGCTGGCCTTCGTGCACAAGTCCCGCGACCTGACCGTCCCGAACCAGGCGGTCTCCAAGACCGTCGTGGGCCAGGTCAAGGACCGCACCTGCGTGCTCATCGACGACATGATCGACACCGGCGGAACCATTGCCGGCGCCGTGAAGGTCCTCAAGGACGCCGGCGCCAAGGACGTCATCATTGCCGCCACGCACGCGGTGTTCTCCGACCCCGCCCCGCAGCGCCTGGCCGAGTCCGGCGCCCGCGAGGTCGTGGTCACCAACACCCTGCCGATCCCGGAATCCAAGCGATTCGAGACCCTGACCGTGCTTTCGATCGCACCCCTGCTGGCCCGCGCCATCAAGGAAGTCTTCGAGGACGGTTCGGTCACCAGCCTCTTTGACGGCGACGCCTAA